Part of the Caulifigura coniformis genome, GGCCATCAGAGCATCCAAGCGCGGTCATCAGAAACAACACCGGGATCAGTCCTGGGACACAGTGCCATCGATTCATGAATCGACTCCTGCCATCAGATTGCGGTATCGCTGGCGGCCTCGAAGCTCGGCGACAGCGGAATGAATGTTCGAACAACACAACCGCGGCCTCTTTGGATTCCGGAGAGGTCGGGGGATCGCGAAGACTTCCGTGCCTCAATGCCCCGGCACGTAAGGCGATCAGAACTCGCCGATCGGGACGCCATCCGAGATGTCGTGCAGGTTGCTGTACGTCTGAATCGAGATGTTTTCGCTGATGAATCGCACTGAACCATCGCCGAGAACGAACTGGCATCCCCCCGTATGGAAGCTGCCGTTCGCATCGTCGTTGATGCCATACGCCATCCGCATGGCGCTCACGCCGTTGTTGATCGGCGCGTTCGTCCGACCGTTCGTGCGGGACATTTCGTCGTCGCCGCAAGTGAAGTACATCGTCGGCCAGTCCTGGATGCCGGTTGACGAACCATCGACGACCGGGTTGTTGTTCGAGGTGACAATCGAGGACTCGCCGATCAGCAACGTATTGCTGAGGCCGTCGGTCACGTCTCGGAACTCATGGCCTCCAGGCACTTCACAGTTCTTCTGCATCGGGCCAAAGTCACCGCGTGCCGAGCCACCGGCCCCTTTGTAGTCAGTCGTCGGCCAGCCGATTGCGCGGGTCGTGCTCGTCTGCCCGGCAACGACGTTCCCGGGAATCGTCCAGCTGGCAGGCACGAACCGGGGAAGGATCGACGACGGACACTTGAACGCCTCCAACGGCGTCTCGCAGCCCGGAATCACAGCGCCGGAGGCCGGGTTGCCGACCGAGGCGGCATACAACTCCGTGGCCCCGAACTTTCCCCACCACGGTGACAGCGTCAGCCGGTTGTAGACAGGACTCTGGTCCATGTACGGAAGAATCGAGGCGGTCCAGTTCACCCCGTCGTCATCGTATGACGAGTTTCCGCCCGGGAATCGCGGCACGCCGCCAATATCGCACGTATCCGCCACGATCAGCATCGGAAGACGCTTGTAGGTGCTCTCATAGTTATGAAGTGCGAGCCCCATTTGCTTCAGGTTGTTCTTGCACTGAGTTCGCCGCGCGGCTTCGCGCGCCTGTTGCACCGCAGGCAGAAGCAGCGCGATGAGGATGGCGATAATGGCAATCACCACCAGCAACTCGATCAGGGTAAATCCGATTCGTCGTCGTGACTCTGGCATCTGGACCCTCCACGCAGCAGGGACGAAAAGAGAATGGTGCGGGATTCCGCTGCGGAATCCGCAGAACAACCGGTCGATCTAAAAGCGGTCAGAACTGAACACCGGAGCAACTCGGCGTGGCGGAACTTTGTCCGGCGAACGTAAAGGTCTGATGTTCGCACTGCGAATAACTCGCGAGAGCGAGTACGCGTTCGACGATGTTCAGAGCTTTCGTCCGAGAAAAGCGAAGGACGGGACGCGGCCGAGCGGGACGTACCGCACGCGACCGCTGGATTCACGGAGAAACTCGACTTCGAACCGAGACTTCAGCAGCGGCAACAGATCGGTCCCCAGGAAGACGTTGTCGAACACGAACCACGTCGACCAGAACGTCCGCGTCCACCAGCGATGTCGCGGACTATCCATCGGGACTTCCGGGAGACGTAGAAATCCGCAACTCCCAGCAGACCGCCGGGGTTGAGAAGCGAACAGGCCCGCTGGAGGGCGAGAATCCAGTCCGGGATCATCACCAACGAACACGAAAACGTGACGACATCGACTGGTCCGTTCAGTTCCAGCGGCGTGGCGTCGGCCTTCAGAGCTTTACGTTCGACCACCCATTGGTGCGGATTCGCTGTCGAGCCACAGAGAGCAACGACTCGCGCAGGGCATGACGCTGTTAACCAATGCCGGTTTTCGTTCCGTCACTTCGGGTCGCGATGGCCTGCCTCCGAGCCCGACTCGGAATCACGAAGTCACTGGCTCTCAACAACGTTTGGCCGGAGAGAAACTTTCCGCTGAGCCGTTGCATACGGGGAGACGCACGACCGCGTCCGTTTGGCGCAAAACTCTCTTTCCCGTGAGAGAGCGCCTACCCGGCGGTTAGCAGCCTAACTTCCCACATCCATGCTGGCGGGCATGAACTGCATTGGCGACGGATTCGCAATACGACAAGACCTCACTGAAGCAGGACCGGACCGCGGCAGGGGCTGTACGGCCGATGAGAATGAAGGCGATTTGATTGGTATCGAAATGACGCCTGACAGGTCAGCCATTCGCAAAGATCTGTGTGATCTGCTTGGTTGCGATGCCGATGGGTCGGTCCAGCGGAACTCCGGCGCAGGCCAGCAAGGTGGACAGCAAGTCGCCCTGGTTCCCCTTGATGTCCGGCAAGTAGCGCCCGGTATGAATCGAGCCGCCTCCGCGGCCAGCGACGATGAAGGGCAGGTTCTCCCGGGTGTGCTTGTTGCCATCTTCCAGGCCGGAGCCCCACATCATGATGCAGTTGTCGAGGAGCGTGCCGTCCCCCTCGCGCAGGCTGGCCATCTTGTTCACCATGTAGGCGAACTGGTCGATGTTGAACTTCGTGATCGCCGCCACCTTGCGGACCATCGCCTCCCGGTTCTCGTGGTGCGTCTGGGAGTGGTGCTTGTCTGTGAATCCCAACTCCGGGTAGGAGACGCCGTTGGGCGTCGAACCGATGTAGGTGCTGACGCGAGTCGTGTCGGTCTGAAACGCCAAGACGTTCAGATCGCACATGACCTGCATGTACTCGCTGCGCTTGTCCCCCTCGGGGATCTTGACCTCGATGGGCGGCGAGTCG contains:
- a CDS encoding DUF1559 domain-containing protein — its product is MPESRRRIGFTLIELLVVIAIIAILIALLLPAVQQAREAARRTQCKNNLKQMGLALHNYESTYKRLPMLIVADTCDIGGVPRFPGGNSSYDDDGVNWTASILPYMDQSPVYNRLTLSPWWGKFGATELYAASVGNPASGAVIPGCETPLEAFKCPSSILPRFVPASWTIPGNVVAGQTSTTRAIGWPTTDYKGAGGSARGDFGPMQKNCEVPGGHEFRDVTDGLSNTLLIGESSIVTSNNNPVVDGSSTGIQDWPTMYFTCGDDEMSRTNGRTNAPINNGVSAMRMAYGINDDANGSFHTGGCQFVLGDGSVRFISENISIQTYSNLHDISDGVPIGEF